A window of Mangifera indica cultivar Alphonso chromosome 13, CATAS_Mindica_2.1, whole genome shotgun sequence contains these coding sequences:
- the LOC123195057 gene encoding F-box/kelch-repeat protein At1g55270-like, producing the protein MDKMIQPPLVDTTACLCRVDAGLKTVAGAKKYVPGTKLCLQPDIKPSIHPTRSKQPSGSRSRNQSPLLPGLPDDLAIACLIRVPRVEHRKLRLVCKRWFRLLSGNFFYSLRKSLGIAEEWIYVIKRDRDGKISWHAFDPMYQHWQPLPPVPKEYSEALGFGCAVLSGCHLYLFGGKDPLKGSMRRVIYYSTRTNKWHRAPDMLRRRHFFGSCVINNCLYVAGGENGGAHRSLRSAEVYDPNKNRWSFISDMSTAMLPFIGVVYEGKWFLKGLGSHRQVLSEVYQPETDSWYPVYDGMVAGWRNPSASLNGHLYALDCKDGCKLRVYDEVTDSWSKHIDSKMHLGNSRALEAAALVPLNGKLCIIRNNMSISLVDVSKSDGVRGAPAEHLWETISGKGQFKTLVTNLWSSIAGRNRLKSHIVHCQVLIA; encoded by the coding sequence GTTGATACAACTGCATGTTTGTGTAGAGTAGATGCAGGCCTCAAAACTGTTGCTGGAGCAAAAAAATATGTCCCTGGGACAAAGCTGTGCCTTCAACCTGACATTAAACCATCTATTCATCCAACTAGGAGCAAGCAACCTAGTGGCAGCCGAAGCAGAAACCAATCTCCTTTGCTTCCGGGGCTTCCTGATGATCTTGCTATTGCTTGCCTGATAAGAGTCCCAAGGGTTGAGCACCGTAAGCTCCGTTTAGTCTGCAAAAGATGGTTCCGTCTTTTGTCAGGTAACTTCTTTTACTCTCTCCGGAAAAGCCTTGGGATTGCAGAGGAATGGATATATGTCATTAAGAGAGATCGAGATGGGAAAATCTCATGGCATGCTTTTGACCCCATGTACCAGCATTGGCAGCCTCTTCCTCCTGTCCCTAAGGAATATTCTGAAGCTCTTGGGTTTGGTTGTGCTGTTCTTAGTGGTTGTCACCTTTACTTGTTCGGTGGCAAAGACCCACTAAAAGGATCAATGAGACGAGTTATTTATTATAGTACCAGGACTAATAAATGGCACCGTGCCCCTGATATGCTTCGCAGGCGACATTTTTTTGGTTCATGTGTCATAAATAATTGCTTGTATGTTGCTGGTGGGGAGAATGGGGGAGCACATCGGTCCTTGAGATCTGCTGAAGTTTATGATCCAAACAAGAATAGATGGTCTTTCATTTCAGATATGAGCACCGCAATGTTGCCTTTTATCGGGGTTGTTTATGAGGGGAAATGGTTCTTAAAGGGGCTTGGATCTCACCGTCAGGTTCTTAGTGAGGTCTACCAACCAGAAACTGACAGCTGGTACCCTGTATATGACGGAATGGTTGCTGGATGGAGGAACCCGAGTGCTTCCCTAAACGGACATCTCTATGCTTTGGACTGCAAGGACGGCTGCAAACTAAGGGTTTATGATGAAGTGACTGATTCTTGGAGCAAGCATATTGACAGTAAGATGCATTTGGGGAACTCTCGAGCTTTGGAGGCAGCGGCTCTTGTTCCACTCAATGGAAAACTTTGCATAATCCGCAATAATATGAGTATCTCTCTGGTTGATGTTTCAAAATCTGATGGTGTGAGAGGAGCTCCTGCTGAACATCTTTGGGAGACCATATCGGGGAAAGGGCAATTCAAGACATTGGTTACAAACCTCTGGTCAAGCATCGCCGGGAGGAACCGCCTTAAAAGTCACATTGTTCATTGCCAGGTTCTTATAGCATAA